GAACGCTTTTCTGTGGTTCGCCGACGATAAAGTGGCGACCATCGAATGCGGCTTCGACACCGTTCGCCGCCGCTGGTTCGAAATCGCCGGTGCGACGGGAGCGTTGGTCTGCGACGACTTCACGCGTCCGTGGAAGCCGGAAAAGCCACGCTTCTGGACTCACGACAGCGACGGCAAATCGACCGAACATGTAATCCATCACAAGCCTCAGGAAGAGTGCATGATCGAAGCGTTCTGCGAGCTAGTCCGCACGAACGCCGTCGAACATCCGTGGCTGACGCTGTCGCGAAACACACAACACGTGTGCGATGCCCTGGACCAATCCGCTCGCACCGGTACCGTCACTGAAATCGAATATCCACTAACGACACAGAAAGCCAAACCATGAAAGATCCTCGCATCAGTCGCCTTGCCGAAACGCTGATTGACCACAGTTGCAAAGTCAAAGCGGGCGAGAAAGTGATCATCGAAGCCTTCGACCTGCCCGACCCGGCGCTGGTCTGCGACCTTGTCGATGCCGTGTACGCCAAAAATGCCACGCCTCTGGTGATCTGGAAGGATAATCAAATCCTTCGCAGCCTTTATCGCGGTGCCAGCGAAACGAGCATGCAGTGGGCGGGCGAAGTCGAAGCTAATGCGATGCAGGCCGCCGATGCGTACATCGGGATTCGAGGATCCGCGAACTCAGACGAATTCGCAGACGTGCCCGCCGAGAAAATGGAGCTGTACACTCAGCATTGGTGGAGTCCCGTTCATTCCGAACGCCGAGTCAAACAGACTCGCTGGGTCGTCCTGCGCTATCCCACGCCGTCGATGGCTCAGGCGGCTGGCAAAAGCACGCCACAATTCGAAGACTTCTACTTCGACGTCTGCACGGCCGACTACGCAAAAATGGCCGAAGACCTGAAGCCACTGGTTGCGCGGATGGAAGCGGCCGATCAGGTGCACATTACCGCCCCGGGTACGGATCTGAGATTTTCCATCAAAGACATTCCCGTGATTCCGTGTGCCGGGGAATGCAACATTCCGGACGGCGAATGCTTTACGGCTCCGGTCCGTGAAAGTGTGAACGGAACGATTAAGTTCAATACGAAATCGCGGTACCAGGGAGTCGTCTTCGATGGCATCGAATTCGAATTGAAGGACGGTCGTATTGAAAAAGCAACCTGCGCCAACGAACCGGATCGGCTGAATCGAGTCCTCGACACGGATGAAGGAGCTCGGTACATCGGCGAATGGTCGTTCGGCACCAACAACCGCATTCTGCACCCGATGCTGGATACGCTGTTCGACGAGAAGATTGGCGGTTCGTTCCACTTCACGCCGGGCAACGCCTACGACGAGGCCGACAATAGCAACCGCAGCAAAGTGCATTGGGACCTGGTACTGATCCAGCGTGCTGACTACGGCGGTGGAGAAATCCACTTTGACGGGGAACTCATCCGCAAAGACG
This DNA window, taken from Fuerstiella marisgermanici, encodes the following:
- a CDS encoding aminopeptidase, producing the protein MKDPRISRLAETLIDHSCKVKAGEKVIIEAFDLPDPALVCDLVDAVYAKNATPLVIWKDNQILRSLYRGASETSMQWAGEVEANAMQAADAYIGIRGSANSDEFADVPAEKMELYTQHWWSPVHSERRVKQTRWVVLRYPTPSMAQAAGKSTPQFEDFYFDVCTADYAKMAEDLKPLVARMEAADQVHITAPGTDLRFSIKDIPVIPCAGECNIPDGECFTAPVRESVNGTIKFNTKSRYQGVVFDGIEFELKDGRIEKATCANEPDRLNRVLDTDEGARYIGEWSFGTNNRILHPMLDTLFDEKIGGSFHFTPGNAYDEADNSNRSKVHWDLVLIQRADYGGGEIHFDGELIRKDGFFVPDDLAPLNAGLPTE